The proteins below come from a single Chryseobacterium nepalense genomic window:
- a CDS encoding trypsin-like peptidase domain-containing protein gives MKSTLKKLLPFAVVGVISGATTVGTLQYFNHDSNSADQSYFTKSASDVTFAGMNSSAVGDDFVKAAKTTVPAVVTIKNYQSRTANRASEQDLFDFFFGDPFGGRGQQRQRQQQQVPDNMPSGMGSGVIISPDGYIISNNHVVAGANKLEVVLSNKKSYIATLVGTDPNTDISLLKIEEKGLPYLNFANSDNIEVGQWVLAVGNPLGLNSTVTAGIISAKGRGIGILSSQGKAANPIESFIQTDAAINPGNSGGALVNTNGDLIGINSAIQSTTGYYQGYGFAVPSNLARKIIEDIKKFGIVQRGFLGVQSLDLSNDMQVAAYNKEKKTNIKAGSGVYVTGFGDNSGAEDAGLKVGDVITKIDNTAVTDFADLSIAIGSKRPGDKVSVTYVRNGKENMTTVTLKDQKGGTSTRTKADLSVTEKIGAEFKPLDERFKTDYGLNSGVIATNVTEGSEIAKIGIVDNYIVIEVNGKPVNSQKDVEKILDKYSGNVSVKFVDAYGQIYTRGFKMP, from the coding sequence ATGAAGAGTACTTTAAAAAAGCTATTACCATTTGCCGTAGTAGGAGTGATCTCAGGAGCTACTACCGTTGGAACCTTACAATATTTTAATCATGACTCCAACAGTGCGGACCAGTCATACTTTACCAAATCGGCTTCTGATGTTACCTTTGCTGGGATGAATTCATCTGCTGTGGGTGATGATTTCGTGAAAGCAGCAAAAACTACTGTTCCTGCCGTAGTAACCATTAAAAATTACCAGTCCAGAACGGCCAACAGAGCTTCCGAGCAGGATTTATTTGATTTCTTTTTCGGGGATCCTTTCGGAGGAAGAGGACAGCAAAGACAACGACAGCAGCAACAGGTTCCTGATAATATGCCTTCAGGAATGGGTTCCGGAGTAATCATTTCTCCTGATGGTTATATTATTTCAAACAACCACGTTGTGGCAGGAGCTAATAAACTCGAGGTCGTTTTAAGCAATAAAAAATCTTACATTGCTACTCTAGTCGGCACTGACCCAAACACCGATATTTCTTTACTAAAAATCGAAGAAAAAGGGCTTCCTTACCTGAATTTTGCTAATTCAGATAATATTGAAGTTGGACAATGGGTACTTGCCGTAGGAAATCCACTTGGATTGAATTCTACTGTAACGGCCGGAATTATTTCTGCAAAAGGAAGGGGTATAGGAATTTTAAGCTCACAAGGCAAAGCAGCCAACCCTATTGAAAGCTTTATCCAAACCGACGCAGCCATTAACCCCGGAAATTCAGGAGGTGCTTTGGTGAATACGAACGGAGATCTTATCGGTATCAACTCTGCAATACAGTCTACTACAGGATATTATCAGGGTTACGGTTTCGCCGTTCCATCCAATTTAGCAAGAAAAATTATTGAAGATATCAAGAAATTCGGTATTGTACAGCGAGGCTTCCTGGGCGTACAGTCATTAGATTTATCCAATGACATGCAGGTAGCTGCTTATAATAAAGAGAAAAAAACCAATATCAAAGCTGGCTCCGGAGTGTATGTAACCGGTTTCGGAGATAACAGCGGCGCTGAAGATGCAGGATTAAAAGTAGGTGACGTTATTACGAAAATCGACAATACTGCTGTAACGGACTTTGCAGACCTATCAATTGCCATTGGAAGCAAACGTCCTGGTGATAAAGTTTCGGTAACTTATGTAAGAAACGGAAAAGAAAACATGACTACCGTAACGCTGAAAGATCAGAAAGGCGGAACCTCAACAAGAACTAAAGCAGACCTTAGTGTTACAGAAAAAATCGGAGCTGAATTCAAACCTCTTGATGAGAGATTTAAAACAGATTACGGATTAAATAGTGGCGTAATTGCGACAAATGTCACAGAAGGAAGCGAGATTGCTAAAATAGGAATCGTAGACAACTATATTGTTATTGAGGTTAATGGCAAGCCTGTGAATTCGCAAAAAGATGTAGAAAAGATTCTTGATAAATATTCAGGGAATGTATCGGTAAAATTTGTGGATGCTTACGGACAAATTTATACCAGAGGATTTAAAATGCCTTAA
- a CDS encoding rhodanese-related sulfurtransferase, with product MQLYNTLSAEERARLIDEAGKERLTLSFYAYAKIEDPKKFRDDLFIAWNALDALGRIYVAHEGINAQMSVPADNFDAFRETLEAYEFMRGIRLNVAVEQDNHSFLKLTIKVRNKIVADGLNDETFDVTNKGVHLKAKEFNELLEDPNTIVVDFRNHYESEVGHFEGAITPDVENFRESLPIINEQLQDFKEDKNLLMYCTGGIRCEKASAYFKHQGFKNVFQLEGGIIEYTRQIKEEGIQSKFIGKNFVFDHRLGERITDDIIAQCHQCGKPCDNHTNCANDACHLLFIQCDECKTAMENCCSTECQETIHMPWEEQVKLRKGLQVGNKVFRKGKSEALKFKKSGDLPDVPLAKAAKPETKDIRQKIKIKKTLIGKAEHYYSKSKIAQFLIENGELAVGDKVLISGPTTGEQEVTISDIFVNGNFNNLAKAGDQITFGLPFRVRLSDKLYKITE from the coding sequence ATGCAACTGTACAACACCTTAAGCGCAGAAGAAAGAGCTCGACTTATAGATGAGGCCGGAAAAGAGCGTCTTACATTATCTTTCTATGCGTATGCCAAAATTGAAGATCCTAAAAAATTTCGTGACGATTTATTTATAGCCTGGAATGCGCTGGATGCATTAGGACGGATTTATGTTGCTCATGAAGGTATTAATGCTCAGATGAGTGTTCCTGCGGATAATTTTGATGCATTTCGTGAAACGCTTGAGGCATATGAGTTCATGCGGGGTATTCGTCTTAATGTAGCAGTGGAGCAGGATAATCATTCATTCTTAAAATTAACCATCAAAGTCAGAAATAAAATCGTTGCCGATGGTCTGAACGATGAAACTTTTGATGTTACCAATAAAGGCGTTCATTTAAAGGCAAAAGAATTTAATGAATTGCTTGAAGATCCTAATACGATTGTTGTAGATTTCAGAAATCACTATGAAAGCGAAGTAGGCCATTTTGAAGGGGCCATCACGCCGGATGTTGAAAATTTCAGAGAAAGCCTGCCTATTATCAACGAACAACTACAGGATTTCAAAGAAGATAAAAACCTCTTGATGTACTGTACCGGAGGAATCCGTTGTGAAAAGGCAAGTGCCTATTTCAAGCATCAGGGTTTTAAAAATGTTTTCCAGCTGGAAGGAGGAATTATTGAATATACCCGCCAGATTAAAGAAGAGGGGATTCAGAGTAAATTTATCGGAAAAAATTTTGTGTTTGACCACAGGTTAGGTGAGCGAATTACCGACGATATTATTGCACAGTGCCACCAGTGCGGAAAACCGTGTGACAACCATACCAATTGTGCAAACGATGCCTGTCATTTATTGTTTATTCAGTGTGACGAGTGTAAGACGGCGATGGAAAACTGCTGTTCCACAGAATGCCAGGAAACAATTCATATGCCATGGGAAGAACAGGTAAAACTGAGAAAAGGACTGCAGGTTGGAAATAAAGTTTTCAGAAAAGGAAAATCCGAAGCATTGAAGTTTAAAAAGTCAGGTGATTTACCGGATGTGCCTTTAGCAAAAGCAGCAAAACCTGAAACAAAGGATATCCGCCAGAAAATCAAAATCAAAAAAACATTGATCGGAAAAGCAGAGCATTACTATTCAAAATCTAAAATTGCCCAGTTCTTAATTGAGAATGGTGAGCTTGCCGTAGGGGATAAGGTTTTGATTTCCGGGCCTACAACAGGGGAACAGGAAGTGACAATATCTGATATTTTTGTTAACGGAAATTTTAACAATCTTGCAAAAGCTGGAGATCAGATTACTTTCGGGCTTCCTTTCAGAGTTCGTTTATCGGACAAATTATATAAAATTACCGAGTAA
- a CDS encoding 5-formyltetrahydrofolate cyclo-ligase, which produces MKKSELRKKYLEKRKFFSDEEIFQKSENIFKNFIEYFKPLPQQKAHIFIPINKFREINTRFFTSYFFSRNIRVFVPKIVDTMLISVEIFEDTAFLLNQWGILEPVSNDDSGITDFDYVITPLLYADKNGNRVGYGKGFYDDFFRNISSESKKIGVNYFNPDENIDDVRKEDISLDYLVTPTDVLSFFNKGLE; this is translated from the coding sequence ATGAAAAAATCTGAGCTTAGAAAAAAATATTTGGAGAAGAGAAAGTTCTTTTCTGATGAAGAAATCTTTCAGAAATCTGAAAATATCTTTAAAAATTTTATTGAATATTTCAAACCTTTACCGCAGCAAAAAGCACACATTTTCATTCCTATTAATAAATTCAGGGAAATTAATACCCGGTTTTTCACAAGTTATTTTTTTAGTCGAAATATCAGGGTATTTGTGCCTAAGATAGTTGATACAATGCTGATTTCCGTAGAAATTTTTGAGGATACGGCATTCTTGTTAAATCAATGGGGTATCTTGGAGCCTGTTAGCAATGATGATTCAGGGATTACAGATTTTGATTATGTAATTACCCCTTTGCTGTATGCTGATAAAAACGGCAATAGAGTAGGATACGGAAAAGGTTTTTATGATGATTTTTTCAGAAATATTTCTTCGGAATCAAAAAAAATCGGAGTTAATTATTTTAACCCCGATGAAAATATCGATGATGTCCGGAAAGAGGACATTTCTTTGGATTATCTGGTTACACCTACCGATGTACTGTCTTTTTTTAATAAAGGATTGGAATAA
- a CDS encoding TrmH family RNA methyltransferase, protein MLIESFQNEKVKYITKLLTDNRFRKKSEVFAVEGQQENERAQTFGFEPVEFFICENIFQKEFPKGKIHLVSEKVYEKIAYRGSSEGIIGVYKTKETDLFSFKPKADSTIIVVEGVEKPGNLGAILRSCEAFGIDGLIVSDGKTDFYNPNVIRSSVGCLFGMNVFQAANEETLEFLSKNGYEIYTTIMDESSKDLYTRDFKEKSAVVFGTEHSGLSDFWIGKGKNTLIPMTGSIDSLNLSNAVAITCYEALRQKTV, encoded by the coding sequence ATGTTAATAGAAAGTTTTCAGAACGAAAAAGTAAAATACATTACTAAACTCCTTACCGATAACAGATTTCGTAAAAAGTCGGAAGTTTTTGCGGTGGAAGGACAGCAGGAAAATGAGAGGGCACAAACCTTCGGTTTTGAACCTGTTGAGTTTTTCATATGTGAAAATATCTTTCAGAAAGAATTTCCAAAAGGTAAAATTCATCTTGTAAGCGAAAAAGTGTATGAAAAGATTGCATACCGCGGAAGCTCAGAAGGAATTATCGGGGTTTATAAAACAAAAGAAACCGATTTATTTTCATTTAAGCCTAAAGCAGATTCTACGATCATTGTGGTAGAGGGTGTTGAGAAGCCCGGAAATTTAGGCGCCATTTTAAGGAGTTGTGAAGCTTTTGGGATTGACGGACTTATTGTTTCCGACGGAAAAACAGATTTTTACAATCCCAATGTCATAAGATCAAGTGTAGGCTGTCTTTTCGGAATGAACGTTTTTCAGGCAGCAAATGAGGAGACTTTAGAGTTCCTGAGTAAAAACGGTTATGAAATTTACACTACCATTATGGATGAAAGTTCAAAAGATCTATATACAAGAGATTTCAAAGAGAAATCAGCTGTGGTATTTGGAACGGAGCATTCTGGCCTGAGTGACTTCTGGATAGGAAAAGGAAAAAACACCCTCATTCCTATGACGGGAAGCATCGATTCACTGAATCTGAGTAATGCCGTAGCTATTACCTGCTATGAAGCACTGAGACAAAAAACAGTTTGA
- the rmuC gene encoding DNA recombination protein RmuC, whose translation MEITYLILGCIAGGFIGSVIQYFALKSSMISRKSFDELNNLYIKSNSDLENSNLKIQELNLQIMNDKEITLQQTDLLNDLKNEFAKISAEYTSLNTQFTEQKQIHLKQTSQIESLLTEKQALFAKNSEISAINESLQKSLETQKQEITKIQEESKLQFENLANKILEEKAEKFTTLNQHNLKTILEPFQEKITDLKNRVNEAYEKENKERFSLAERVKELAELNQQISEDAKKLTRALKGESKTQGNWGEMILESILEKSGLVKGREYFLEHELRDEDNKALFSEFSGKKMRPDAVVKYPDERNVIIDSKVSLTAFTELVDEADQDVYRIKLNQHLSSIKNHIAQLSQKAYDDYGKSLDFVMMFIPSEPAYIAAMQADQDLWNYAYERRILLLNPSNLITSLKLISDLWKREYQNRNSMEIADRGARLYDKFVGFIDNLEKVGKNLDLAKNVYNDAFKQLSTGNDNLVIQTQKLKQLGIKNKKELPQSLIDSSQVHLDISGE comes from the coding sequence ATGGAGATCACATATTTAATATTAGGATGTATCGCAGGCGGATTTATCGGGTCTGTCATTCAGTATTTTGCCTTAAAATCGTCAATGATTTCAAGAAAATCCTTTGACGAACTGAATAATCTTTATATCAAAAGCAATTCTGATCTGGAAAATTCAAATCTCAAAATCCAGGAGCTGAATCTACAAATCATGAATGATAAAGAAATAACCCTTCAGCAAACCGACCTTTTGAATGACTTAAAAAATGAATTTGCAAAAATTTCAGCAGAATACACCTCATTGAACACCCAGTTTACTGAGCAAAAACAAATACATTTAAAGCAAACTTCCCAGATTGAAAGTCTTCTGACAGAGAAACAGGCACTCTTTGCAAAAAACTCTGAAATTTCTGCTATCAATGAAAGCTTACAGAAATCTCTTGAAACCCAAAAACAGGAAATAACCAAAATTCAGGAAGAATCCAAATTGCAGTTTGAGAATCTCGCCAATAAAATTTTAGAAGAAAAGGCAGAAAAATTCACCACTCTGAATCAGCATAATCTCAAAACCATCCTGGAGCCTTTTCAGGAAAAAATTACTGATCTCAAAAACCGTGTTAATGAAGCCTATGAAAAAGAAAATAAAGAGCGCTTTTCACTGGCAGAAAGAGTTAAAGAACTCGCCGAGCTGAATCAGCAAATTTCAGAAGATGCCAAAAAATTGACCCGTGCCTTGAAAGGCGAAAGCAAAACGCAGGGTAACTGGGGAGAAATGATCCTTGAAAGTATCCTTGAAAAATCAGGGCTGGTAAAAGGCAGGGAATATTTCCTGGAACACGAGCTCAGAGACGAAGACAATAAAGCACTGTTTTCAGAATTCTCCGGTAAGAAAATGCGCCCCGACGCCGTGGTAAAATATCCGGACGAACGAAATGTAATTATTGATTCAAAAGTTTCTCTTACCGCTTTTACTGAGCTTGTGGATGAAGCCGATCAGGATGTATATCGTATAAAACTGAACCAGCATCTGTCATCCATCAAAAACCATATCGCTCAACTGAGCCAGAAAGCTTACGATGATTACGGGAAATCTCTTGATTTCGTAATGATGTTCATTCCGAGCGAACCGGCTTATATTGCAGCAATGCAGGCAGACCAGGATCTCTGGAATTATGCATACGAAAGACGGATTTTATTATTGAATCCAAGTAATCTGATCACTTCCCTAAAACTGATCTCCGATCTCTGGAAACGTGAATACCAGAACCGGAACTCTATGGAAATCGCAGACCGCGGCGCCCGGCTGTATGATAAATTTGTCGGTTTTATAGACAACCTGGAAAAAGTAGGTAAAAATCTTGATCTGGCGAAAAATGTTTATAATGATGCATTTAAACAGCTATCTACAGGAAATGACAATCTGGTAATACAAACTCAAAAACTTAAGCAGCTGGGGATAAAAAACAAAAAAGAACTCCCACAGAGCCTTATCGACAGCTCGCAGGTACATCTTGATATTTCCGGGGAGTAA
- a CDS encoding SGNH/GDSL hydrolase family protein, with product MKFLSIAAIIFSAVLSGQDFANYAKYEKQNQEILSQNIAPNTVFMGDSITEGWFSTDPSFFTKHNFVGRGISGQVTSQMLLRFREDVINLKPKRVIILAGTNDIAENQGPISLDKVFGNIVSMVELAEANNIKVVLCSLLPAYDFGWRKGMHPAEKVIALNKMIENYAKKRNIPYIDYHSEMKDSRNGLDKIYTEDEIHPTAKGYEKMESILIKKLGIK from the coding sequence ATGAAATTCTTAAGTATTGCAGCCATTATTTTTTCAGCCGTATTATCAGGGCAGGATTTTGCTAATTATGCTAAATATGAAAAACAAAATCAGGAAATTTTATCCCAAAATATTGCTCCGAATACGGTTTTTATGGGTGATTCCATTACAGAGGGCTGGTTTTCTACAGATCCGTCATTCTTTACAAAACATAATTTTGTAGGGAGAGGAATCAGCGGGCAGGTTACTTCGCAGATGCTTTTGAGATTCAGGGAAGATGTTATTAATCTGAAACCGAAACGCGTAATTATTCTTGCAGGAACAAATGATATTGCAGAAAATCAGGGGCCGATTTCTCTGGATAAAGTATTTGGAAATATTGTTTCAATGGTAGAACTTGCAGAAGCAAATAACATTAAAGTTGTTTTATGCTCTCTTCTTCCTGCATATGATTTTGGGTGGAGAAAGGGTATGCATCCCGCAGAAAAAGTAATTGCCCTCAATAAAATGATTGAGAATTACGCCAAAAAGCGAAATATTCCCTATATAGATTATCATTCCGAAATGAAAGACTCACGGAACGGACTTGATAAAATTTATACGGAAGACGAAATTCATCCTACCGCAAAAGGGTATGAGAAAATGGAATCTATTCTGATTAAAAAATTAGGAATAAAATAG
- a CDS encoding DUF5995 family protein: MKTIEEVLKKLDDIILWAKQNQSPIGYFACTYRIMTAAVLKGIQQKKFEDNARMIQLDIAFATRYLEAWEAYSKGKKCTNSWYIAFEAAKNQNLLILQHIFLGMNAHINLDLGVSAASIMPYRKINPLKKDFENINNVIASINQNVQDSLNTICYPVDLVDKISNGKDNTVLDFAISKARETSWASAVITSNTPAFLRESVIGIIDYAAAKVATQIINPKFTTSALLKELKKCESNNVVKNIEILASTKNL; this comes from the coding sequence ATGAAAACCATTGAAGAAGTTCTTAAAAAATTAGACGACATTATCCTTTGGGCCAAACAAAACCAAAGTCCCATCGGATATTTTGCCTGCACCTACCGAATCATGACCGCAGCGGTTCTGAAAGGAATCCAGCAGAAAAAATTCGAGGACAATGCCAGAATGATACAGCTTGATATTGCCTTTGCCACCCGTTATCTTGAGGCATGGGAAGCGTATTCCAAAGGTAAAAAATGTACCAATTCATGGTATATCGCATTTGAAGCGGCAAAGAATCAAAACCTGTTGATTCTCCAGCATATTTTTCTCGGCATGAATGCTCATATCAATCTTGACCTCGGAGTTTCTGCAGCGTCCATTATGCCGTACCGGAAAATTAATCCTTTAAAAAAAGATTTCGAAAACATCAACAACGTTATTGCATCGATCAACCAAAATGTTCAGGATTCATTGAATACAATCTGCTATCCTGTAGATTTAGTTGATAAAATTTCAAACGGCAAAGACAATACCGTTCTGGATTTTGCCATTTCAAAAGCCAGGGAAACCTCATGGGCATCAGCCGTTATCACTTCAAATACTCCCGCATTTTTACGTGAATCCGTTATTGGCATCATTGATTATGCCGCAGCAAAAGTTGCCACGCAGATTATTAATCCAAAATTTACAACTTCAGCCCTGCTTAAAGAATTAAAAAAATGCGAAAGCAACAATGTTGTGAAAAACATTGAGATTCTTGCCTCAACTAAGAATTTATAA
- a CDS encoding YciI family protein, with amino-acid sequence MKPYVIVMLTTGSAKVEDKTKMGELMKGHLANIRKLSDEGKIVVAGPFLEKNKEDYRGMFIFNTQSKEEAEQWVKTDPAVMAGVFSYEIFPWYGSAALPMYLKHHKEIAKENP; translated from the coding sequence ATGAAGCCTTACGTTATCGTAATGCTCACTACCGGCTCTGCAAAAGTTGAGGATAAAACCAAAATGGGAGAATTAATGAAAGGACATTTAGCCAATATCAGGAAACTTTCCGACGAAGGGAAAATTGTTGTTGCAGGTCCTTTTTTAGAGAAAAATAAAGAAGACTATCGTGGTATGTTTATCTTCAACACTCAATCAAAAGAAGAAGCAGAACAATGGGTAAAAACTGATCCTGCTGTAATGGCCGGAGTTTTCAGTTATGAAATTTTCCCGTGGTATGGATCGGCTGCGTTGCCGATGTATTTAAAGCATCATAAGGAAATTGCAAAAGAAAATCCGTAA
- the pncB gene encoding nicotinate phosphoribosyltransferase, which yields MHSVRLNSILDNDFYKITMQNAVVKLFPGSVVKYEFINRGKHQFPAGFDIALREAVNKMAELKLTKEEKKYMARTCPYIDLPYLDFLEGYHYDPSEVRIHQEGTELSVIVEGLWYRTILWEVPLLALISELHYEMNHMERDSNEVIMNRTLEKAATLEKLGVNFAEFGTRRRHSHKVQNLVMEALTQNKNSTFIGSSNVHFAMKYGVKPIGTHAHEWFMFHAAEYGFKMANELALEHWVDVYRGDLGVALSDTYTTDVFFKQFDKKFAKLFDGVRHDSGDPLEFTDKTIAHYQRHGINPLFKYIIFSDGLNLEKVEEITNYCKGKIGVSFGIGTNLTNDVGLKPMNIVMKLIGVQAPNKEWIPTVKLSDEHGKYTGDPKMIELAKEFLRIKN from the coding sequence ATGCACAGCGTTCGATTAAATTCTATTCTTGATAATGATTTCTATAAAATTACCATGCAGAATGCTGTGGTAAAACTATTCCCTGGTTCTGTGGTAAAATATGAATTCATCAACCGCGGAAAACACCAGTTTCCGGCCGGTTTTGATATTGCTTTACGGGAAGCAGTTAATAAGATGGCGGAACTAAAACTTACCAAAGAAGAAAAAAAATATATGGCGAGAACCTGTCCATATATCGATTTACCTTACCTTGATTTTCTGGAAGGCTATCATTATGATCCTTCTGAAGTAAGAATACACCAGGAAGGAACAGAGCTTTCCGTTATCGTGGAAGGTCTTTGGTACAGAACAATCCTTTGGGAAGTGCCCTTGTTAGCCTTAATCAGTGAGCTTCATTATGAAATGAACCACATGGAAAGAGATTCTAATGAAGTGATCATGAACAGAACATTGGAAAAAGCTGCCACTTTGGAGAAACTCGGAGTTAATTTTGCTGAATTCGGAACAAGGAGAAGACATTCTCATAAAGTGCAAAACCTGGTAATGGAAGCACTTACTCAGAACAAAAACTCTACATTCATTGGAAGTTCAAACGTACACTTCGCTATGAAATACGGCGTAAAGCCTATTGGAACCCATGCCCATGAATGGTTTATGTTTCACGCCGCAGAATACGGTTTTAAAATGGCTAACGAACTGGCTCTTGAACATTGGGTAGATGTTTATCGGGGTGATCTGGGGGTAGCCCTTTCGGACACCTATACCACGGATGTTTTTTTCAAGCAGTTTGATAAAAAATTCGCCAAGCTTTTTGATGGAGTGCGCCATGACAGTGGAGATCCTCTTGAGTTTACAGACAAAACAATTGCTCATTACCAGAGACACGGAATTAATCCTTTATTTAAATATATCATTTTTTCCGACGGGCTGAATCTTGAAAAAGTAGAAGAAATCACCAACTACTGCAAAGGAAAAATCGGGGTATCTTTCGGAATTGGCACCAATCTTACCAATGATGTAGGCTTAAAACCTATGAACATTGTGATGAAATTAATAGGCGTTCAGGCTCCGAACAAAGAATGGATCCCTACCGTAAAACTTTCCGACGAACATGGAAAATATACCGGTGATCCTAAAATGATTGAACTGGCTAAGGAATTTCTAAGAATAAAAAATTAA
- a CDS encoding Dps family protein, with the protein MKNANIIGLQEEDCQKIAEKLNILLANYSIFYQNTRGSHWNIKGDQFFTLHPKFEELYNNLVLKIDEIAERILTLGSTPAHNYSDYLKVATIKESLEVNDATKSVENILNSFKVVIDLQRELLDITDQAGDEGTNSQMSDYITEQEKEVWMYNSYLGK; encoded by the coding sequence ATGAAAAATGCTAATATTATAGGACTTCAGGAGGAAGACTGCCAGAAAATAGCTGAAAAGCTGAATATACTTTTGGCCAATTATTCAATATTCTACCAGAATACCAGAGGTTCCCACTGGAATATTAAAGGAGATCAGTTCTTTACGCTCCATCCTAAATTTGAAGAATTGTACAACAATCTGGTATTAAAAATAGACGAAATCGCAGAGAGAATACTTACCTTGGGTTCAACACCTGCTCACAATTATTCCGATTATCTGAAAGTGGCAACCATTAAAGAAAGCCTGGAAGTAAATGATGCAACAAAAAGTGTAGAAAATATTCTTAATTCCTTTAAAGTAGTGATTGATTTACAGCGAGAACTTCTCGACATCACAGATCAGGCTGGAGACGAAGGAACGAATTCTCAGATGAGCGACTATATTACCGAACAGGAAAAAGAAGTGTGGATGTACAACTCTTATCTGGGTAAATAA
- the rpsL gene encoding 30S ribosomal protein S12 encodes MPTIQQLVRKGRATLAKKSKSAALDSCPQRRGVCTRVYTTTPKKPNSALRKVARVRLSNGKEVNAYIPGEGHNLQEHSIVLVRGGRVKDLPGVRYHIVRGALDTAGVNGRTQRRSKYGAKRPKPGQAPAAPAKGKKK; translated from the coding sequence ATGCCTACTATTCAACAATTAGTAAGAAAAGGAAGAGCCACGCTTGCCAAGAAGAGCAAATCGGCTGCCCTTGATTCTTGTCCACAAAGACGAGGTGTATGTACGAGAGTATATACTACCACTCCTAAGAAACCGAACTCTGCACTAAGAAAAGTTGCAAGGGTAAGACTTTCTAACGGTAAAGAAGTCAACGCCTACATCCCGGGCGAAGGACATAATCTTCAAGAGCACTCGATAGTATTGGTAAGAGGCGGAAGGGTGAAAGACCTACCGGGAGTACGTTACCACATCGTAAGAGGTGCTTTAGACACCGCTGGTGTAAATGGAAGAACACAGAGAAGATCGAAGTATGGAGCTAAGAGACCTAAGCCAGGTCAGGCACCAGCTGCACCAGCAAAAGGAAAGAAAAAATAA
- the rpsG gene encoding 30S ribosomal protein S7, whose amino-acid sequence MRKTKAKKRPLLPDPKFNDQLVTRFVNNLMLDGKKSIAFKIFYDALDIVETKKGDTEKTALEIWKDALTNVMPHVEVRSRRVGGANFQIPMPIRADRKISMAMKWLIKYSKARNDKSMALKLANEVVAAAREEGAAFKKKTDTHKMAEANKAFSHFKF is encoded by the coding sequence ATGAGAAAGACGAAAGCTAAAAAAAGACCGTTGTTACCAGATCCGAAATTTAATGATCAATTGGTAACTAGATTCGTAAACAACTTAATGCTTGACGGTAAAAAGTCAATTGCATTCAAAATTTTCTATGATGCGTTGGATATCGTAGAAACTAAAAAAGGAGATACTGAGAAAACAGCCCTTGAAATCTGGAAAGATGCATTAACAAACGTTATGCCTCACGTAGAAGTACGTTCCAGAAGAGTAGGTGGAGCTAACTTCCAGATCCCAATGCCAATCAGAGCTGATAGAAAAATTTCTATGGCAATGAAATGGTTAATCAAATATTCTAAAGCTAGAAATGACAAGTCTATGGCTTTGAAACTGGCTAATGAAGTAGTAGCTGCTGCAAGAGAAGAAGGTGCTGCATTCAAAAAGAAAACTGATACTCACAAAATGGCGGAAGCAAACAAAGCTTTCTCACACTTCAAATTCTAA